In Nocardioides sp. InS609-2, a single genomic region encodes these proteins:
- a CDS encoding Re/Si-specific NAD(P)(+) transhydrogenase subunit alpha, with amino-acid sequence MKIAVARETRDGEARVAMVPELVGKLTGLGYTVAVEPGAGQHTLIDDAEYAESGAVIEEDALADADVVVSVQPLSTDAVRRLKRGAATISFLPVNTEQHVVADLRDCGVTAFAMELVPRISRAQSMDALSSQALVAGYRSAIVAAGMLRRFFPLNMTAAGTVQPAEVVVLGAGVAGLQAIATAKRLGAVVRAYDVRAAAAEEIASMGAKPIHLELETLEGAGGYAREMTEDRAARQRELLTPYIAAADALITTAAVPGRTAPMLVTAAMVEEMKPGSVVVDLAAETGGNVEGSIAGEVVRIGNAQVWGGRNVPSQMPGPASRLYAQNVVNLLTLMTSSGDETGVFAPDFDDEIVTGACVTHDGAIRHEPTREAIEGPPLVEEVAQQPSRNPDDVFDQEAQQ; translated from the coding sequence GTGAAGATCGCAGTAGCCAGGGAAACCCGTGACGGCGAGGCCCGCGTCGCGATGGTGCCCGAGCTGGTCGGCAAGCTGACCGGACTCGGATACACCGTCGCCGTGGAGCCCGGCGCGGGCCAGCACACCCTCATCGACGATGCCGAGTACGCCGAGTCCGGCGCCGTCATCGAGGAGGACGCGCTGGCTGACGCCGACGTGGTGGTGTCGGTGCAACCGCTCTCCACCGACGCCGTACGCCGCCTCAAGCGCGGCGCGGCCACCATCTCGTTCCTGCCGGTGAACACCGAGCAGCACGTGGTCGCCGACCTGCGCGACTGCGGCGTCACGGCGTTCGCGATGGAGCTGGTTCCGCGCATCTCGCGGGCACAGTCGATGGACGCGCTCTCGTCGCAGGCCCTGGTCGCGGGCTACCGAAGCGCCATCGTCGCCGCCGGAATGCTGCGGCGCTTCTTCCCTCTCAACATGACGGCGGCCGGCACCGTGCAGCCTGCCGAGGTCGTCGTACTCGGTGCGGGTGTCGCCGGCCTCCAGGCCATCGCGACGGCCAAGCGTCTCGGCGCGGTGGTCCGGGCGTACGACGTCCGCGCGGCCGCGGCAGAAGAGATCGCCTCGATGGGCGCCAAGCCCATCCACCTCGAGCTCGAGACGCTCGAGGGGGCCGGCGGCTACGCCCGTGAGATGACCGAGGACCGCGCCGCCCGCCAGCGCGAGCTGCTCACCCCCTACATCGCGGCCGCCGACGCGCTCATCACCACCGCAGCCGTGCCGGGGCGCACCGCGCCGATGCTGGTGACCGCGGCCATGGTCGAGGAGATGAAGCCCGGCTCGGTCGTCGTCGACCTGGCCGCCGAGACCGGCGGCAACGTCGAGGGCTCGATCGCCGGAGAGGTCGTCCGCATCGGCAACGCCCAGGTCTGGGGCGGGCGCAACGTGCCGTCACAGATGCCCGGCCCGGCGTCGCGGCTCTACGCGCAGAACGTCGTCAACCTGCTCACCCTGATGACCAGCAGTGGCGACGAGACCGGCGTCTTCGCCCCCGACTTCGACGACGAGATCGTGACCGGCGCCTGCGTCACGCACGACGGCGCGATCCGGCATGAGCCGACGCGCGAGGCGATCGAGGGGCCTCCGTTGGTTGAGGAGGTTGCGCAGCAACCGTCTCGAAACCCGGACGACGTTTTCGACCAGGAGGCACAGCAGTGA
- a CDS encoding NAD(P)(+) transhydrogenase (Re/Si-specific) subunit beta: MIPVWAQFVYLLCAVGFILALKGLSGPKTARTGNLIGAGAAVVACALPFTYLDNMKNVPLILVAIAVGTVAGVYGARTVQMTQMPQMVALFNGVGGGAAALVAVLELDEILPQGDSIGWFTLVATAFTIVVGSVSFAGSVVTFAKLQELMTSRPVVFPGLPIAFGGVLIASVALSVVLVRGPELWIGVLLALIGLVFGLLLVLPVGGADVPIVISLLNAFTGLTVAAGGYVLSNTVLLVAGTLVGASGTFLTLLMANAMGRSVANILFGALKGGSTLGGGEASDRPVRSATPEDAAILLAYADRVIIVPGYGLAVAQAQHTLRELVDVLTERGAQVDYAIHPVAGRMPGHMNVLLAEAQVPYEQLQEMDEINGDFKEADVVLVVGANDVVNPAAKTSPGAPIYGMPILNADEGKQIIFMKRSMRPGFAGIENELLFDEKTSLLFGDAKDTMSKLLSAVKAL, translated from the coding sequence GTGATCCCGGTCTGGGCACAGTTCGTCTACCTGCTCTGCGCGGTCGGCTTCATCCTCGCCCTCAAGGGACTGTCGGGTCCGAAGACCGCGCGCACCGGCAACCTGATCGGCGCCGGCGCAGCGGTCGTGGCGTGCGCGCTGCCGTTCACGTATCTCGACAACATGAAGAACGTCCCGCTCATCCTGGTCGCGATCGCGGTCGGCACCGTCGCCGGCGTGTACGGCGCCCGCACGGTGCAGATGACGCAGATGCCGCAGATGGTGGCGCTGTTCAACGGCGTCGGCGGTGGGGCGGCTGCCCTGGTCGCGGTGCTCGAGCTCGACGAGATCCTGCCGCAGGGCGACTCGATCGGCTGGTTCACCCTGGTCGCCACCGCGTTCACGATCGTGGTCGGCTCGGTGTCGTTCGCCGGCTCGGTCGTCACGTTCGCCAAGCTCCAGGAGCTGATGACCTCGCGGCCGGTGGTCTTCCCCGGCCTGCCGATCGCGTTCGGCGGCGTGCTCATCGCCTCGGTCGCCCTCTCGGTCGTGCTCGTGCGCGGCCCCGAGCTGTGGATCGGCGTCTTGCTCGCCCTGATCGGCCTGGTCTTCGGGCTGCTGCTCGTGCTGCCCGTGGGCGGCGCCGACGTGCCGATCGTGATCTCGCTGCTCAACGCGTTCACCGGCCTGACGGTCGCGGCCGGCGGCTACGTGTTGTCCAACACCGTGCTGCTCGTCGCCGGCACCCTCGTCGGCGCGTCCGGCACGTTCCTCACCCTGCTGATGGCCAACGCGATGGGCCGGTCGGTGGCCAACATCCTCTTCGGCGCCCTCAAGGGCGGCTCAACGCTCGGCGGCGGCGAGGCGTCCGACCGGCCCGTCCGCTCGGCCACCCCCGAGGACGCCGCGATCCTCCTCGCGTACGCCGATCGCGTGATCATCGTCCCCGGCTACGGGCTCGCCGTGGCCCAGGCACAGCACACGCTGCGCGAGCTGGTCGATGTACTCACCGAGCGCGGAGCGCAGGTCGACTACGCCATCCACCCCGTCGCCGGCCGGATGCCCGGCCACATGAACGTGCTGCTCGCCGAGGCCCAGGTGCCGTACGAGCAGCTCCAGGAGATGGACGAGATCAACGGCGACTTCAAGGAGGCCGATGTCGTGCTGGTCGTCGGCGCCAACGACGTCGTCAACCCGGCTGCCAAGACCTCGCCGGGTGCCCCGATCTACGGGATGCCGATCCTCAACGCTGACGAGGGCAAGCAGATCATCTTCATGAAGCGCTCGATGCGGCCCGGCTTCGCCGGCATTGAGAACGAGCTGCTCTTCGACGAGAAGACGTCGCTGCTGTTCGGCGACGCCAAGGACACCATGAGCAAGCTGCTCAGCGCCGTGAAGGCGCTGTAG
- a CDS encoding zinc ribbon domain-containing protein — translation MTSPNAFPCPNCATMLEPGVQACTACGLRLVGPEAVRLWQVDQQIAALKAESGHLIQALMAPLGAVPATEPYAVGPYPAARTAAAHAPRRQVSGQQILLGLGALLLLSAASFFLLVVWFVVGLVGQALIMVTLTGAAVAGSALATKKWLPAAAETAAVIATGLLTLDLAAAHWLDLAGLGDLPADAYWAGAGLLGGVLLLGFDRLVPRGSAGETLRRVLVYRPAGTAMLAVAGWSALSALDPAPLTLSGLALVLAAVSSAGAYSACRLDTPAPGLTGVRVPLSAMPLLLSAGLALATYVLTCLGLGYDPSSSISERYGAFALLLVVPVAAMIAARRVDLVPVAAVLWLVPVLGIPLLDAPRLVVVGVSVVLAAALTVVTAGLSVVPQRPWAKAVEIVAWAAQPVLFLLVLVLSEEGAATGRLLMDRVSDAGTAAWWVPVAPALAWAVPSVVAALRTRSVLWVALAETAVLATLFTALRDSDAVVWWPAALVLVASNLGLASLSARRGVERRPVEGLALVFGVVWSATAVLASASESSYQLAGVLITLGVLTLLYAATPGRLAFSYLGSLSISAGLSVLMSEAEVTTIEAYTAPLALLLAAIGWVQWTRNHELPTFVTMGPALTVALVPSLMVAVGEGSALRLLLVTAAGLLALVAGLTKQWQAPVTVGGVVLIVVAITQGGPLMAYVPGWIILGLAGAALLTIGVAWERAVVAGRRANAWYGALL, via the coding sequence GTGACCTCTCCCAACGCGTTCCCGTGCCCGAACTGCGCCACCATGCTCGAGCCCGGCGTGCAGGCGTGCACCGCGTGCGGCCTGCGGCTGGTCGGACCCGAGGCCGTCCGGCTCTGGCAGGTGGACCAGCAGATCGCGGCCTTGAAGGCCGAGTCGGGCCACCTGATCCAGGCACTGATGGCCCCGCTGGGTGCCGTCCCCGCGACGGAGCCGTACGCCGTCGGCCCCTACCCCGCCGCCCGCACCGCGGCTGCTCACGCTCCCCGCAGGCAGGTGTCGGGCCAGCAGATCCTTCTCGGACTCGGTGCCCTGCTGCTGCTCTCGGCCGCGTCGTTCTTCCTGCTCGTGGTGTGGTTCGTCGTCGGCCTGGTCGGCCAGGCGCTGATCATGGTCACGCTGACGGGTGCCGCCGTCGCCGGCTCGGCGCTGGCGACGAAGAAGTGGCTGCCCGCCGCCGCCGAGACCGCTGCGGTGATCGCGACCGGCCTGCTCACCCTCGACCTCGCGGCCGCCCACTGGCTGGATCTCGCCGGTCTCGGCGATCTGCCAGCCGACGCCTACTGGGCCGGCGCCGGCCTGCTGGGCGGGGTGCTGCTTCTCGGCTTCGACCGCCTCGTCCCCCGCGGATCTGCCGGGGAGACGCTGCGACGGGTCCTCGTCTACCGACCGGCCGGCACCGCGATGCTCGCCGTCGCGGGCTGGTCGGCCCTGAGTGCGCTCGATCCCGCCCCGTTGACGCTGTCCGGCCTGGCGCTGGTGCTCGCCGCCGTCAGCAGCGCGGGCGCGTACTCGGCGTGCCGCCTCGACACACCCGCTCCGGGCCTGACCGGTGTGCGGGTGCCGTTGTCGGCCATGCCGCTGCTCCTCTCGGCCGGGCTCGCACTGGCCACCTACGTCCTGACCTGTCTCGGACTCGGCTACGACCCCTCGTCCTCGATCTCCGAGCGGTACGGCGCCTTCGCGCTGCTGCTGGTCGTCCCCGTCGCAGCGATGATTGCTGCCAGGCGCGTCGACTTGGTGCCGGTAGCGGCTGTGCTCTGGCTGGTCCCGGTGCTGGGCATCCCGCTCCTCGACGCGCCGCGGCTCGTGGTCGTCGGGGTGTCGGTGGTCCTCGCGGCTGCCCTGACCGTCGTCACTGCCGGGCTGAGTGTCGTCCCGCAGCGCCCGTGGGCCAAGGCGGTCGAGATCGTGGCGTGGGCGGCCCAGCCCGTGCTCTTCCTGCTCGTGCTCGTGCTGTCCGAAGAGGGCGCGGCCACGGGTCGGCTGCTCATGGACAGAGTCTCCGATGCCGGGACGGCCGCCTGGTGGGTGCCGGTCGCTCCCGCCCTGGCCTGGGCCGTGCCGTCCGTCGTGGCCGCGCTGCGCACCCGCTCCGTCCTCTGGGTGGCGCTGGCCGAGACGGCAGTGCTGGCCACCCTGTTCACCGCGCTGCGGGACTCCGACGCGGTGGTGTGGTGGCCGGCCGCGCTGGTCCTCGTCGCGAGCAACCTCGGCCTGGCCAGCCTGAGCGCCCGCCGCGGTGTCGAGCGGCGCCCGGTCGAGGGTCTGGCGCTGGTGTTCGGCGTCGTCTGGTCGGCCACCGCCGTGCTCGCCAGCGCGTCGGAGTCGTCGTACCAGCTTGCCGGCGTGCTCATCACGCTCGGCGTGCTGACGCTGCTGTACGCCGCCACCCCCGGACGGCTCGCGTTCTCCTACCTGGGCTCGCTGAGCATCTCGGCCGGTCTCAGCGTCCTGATGTCGGAGGCCGAGGTGACCACCATCGAGGCCTACACGGCTCCGCTCGCACTGCTGCTCGCCGCGATCGGTTGGGTCCAGTGGACGCGCAACCACGAGCTGCCGACGTTCGTCACCATGGGTCCGGCGCTCACCGTCGCGCTGGTGCCGTCCCTGATGGTCGCCGTCGGGGAGGGCAGCGCCCTGCGCCTCCTCCTCGTCACGGCGGCCGGGCTGCTGGCACTCGTGGCTGGCCTGACGAAGCAGTGGCAGGCGCCGGTCACCGTCGGTGGTGTGGTCCTGATCGTCGTCGCGATCACCCAGGGCGGTCCGCTGATGGCGTACGTGCCCGGCTGGATCATCCTCGGCCTCGCCGGCGCCGCGCTGCTGACCATCGGTGTCGCCTGGGAGCGGGCCGTGGTCGCCGGTCGTCGGGCCAACGCGTGGTACGGCGCCCTGCTCTGA
- a CDS encoding DUF2007 domain-containing protein produces the protein MGELVRTNDPGLLSVIEGLLEEAQIPHHVADRDMSVLEGSILVIQQRVLVPDERDAEARALLVDADLGEWLRR, from the coding sequence ATGGGTGAGTTGGTCAGAACGAACGATCCCGGCTTGTTATCCGTGATCGAGGGCCTGCTGGAGGAGGCCCAGATCCCTCACCACGTCGCCGACCGCGACATGAGCGTCCTGGAGGGATCCATCCTGGTCATCCAACAGAGAGTTCTGGTGCCGGATGAGCGGGACGCGGAAGCCCGCGCACTACTGGTTGACGCCGATCTGGGCGAATGGCTACGCCGCTGA
- the yidC gene encoding membrane protein insertase YidC has protein sequence MSLLDPFSYALAAVLAAAQVGLTSLGADPIAGISWLLAIAAVVAAVRIALLPLVVHGVRLAHASARAQPHLQNLTNRYENRKDPESMRQLLEERRRISAEHGVSRLGCLPMLLQLPIWLSLYHLLADVAGGAAVGAMTPELVASLGAATLLGVPLAERGYLGAGATHFVVVAGMALTAAALAYLTQRYLVAPNTSIDGQPEVVTRIQHLMPALSALGLIVAGGVVPLALLSYWVCNSAWTMGQSAVISRCFPTPGSPAATRAR, from the coding sequence ATGTCTCTTCTCGATCCCTTTTCTTATGCACTCGCTGCCGTTCTTGCCGCAGCCCAGGTCGGACTGACCTCCCTAGGCGCCGACCCCATCGCCGGCATCTCGTGGCTGCTCGCCATCGCCGCCGTCGTCGCCGCGGTCCGCATTGCACTGCTCCCACTGGTCGTCCACGGCGTCCGTCTTGCGCACGCCTCGGCAAGGGCGCAGCCACACCTGCAAAATCTCACCAACCGGTACGAGAACCGCAAGGATCCCGAGAGCATGCGCCAACTCTTGGAGGAGCGTCGTCGCATCAGCGCCGAGCACGGCGTGTCACGACTCGGTTGCTTACCCATGCTCCTCCAGTTGCCGATCTGGCTGTCCCTCTACCACCTGCTCGCAGACGTCGCCGGTGGCGCAGCGGTTGGGGCGATGACTCCGGAACTTGTCGCGTCGCTGGGCGCCGCCACCCTTCTCGGGGTTCCTCTGGCAGAACGGGGATACCTCGGTGCCGGCGCCACGCACTTCGTCGTCGTGGCGGGCATGGCCCTGACAGCGGCCGCCCTCGCCTACCTCACACAGAGGTACCTCGTCGCCCCCAACACCTCGATCGACGGGCAGCCGGAAGTTGTGACACGAATCCAACACCTCATGCCGGCACTCTCGGCCCTCGGTTTGATCGTGGCGGGCGGCGTCGTACCCCTTGCCCTTCTCTCCTACTGGGTCTGCAACTCGGCGTGGACGATGGGACAGTCAGCGGTCATCTCGCGATGCTTCCCCACACCCGGCAGCCCAGCCGCCACTCGCGCGCGGTGA
- the tadA gene encoding tRNA adenosine(34) deaminase TadA — protein sequence MTPDDWAPAMRLALAEARAALETEDVPIGAVVLSGNGEVLGRGRNVREAAHDPTGHAEVVALRAAALARGEWRLEGCTLVVTLEPCTMCAGAAVLSRVARVVYGAHDEKAGAVGSLWDVVRDRRLNHRPEVVSGVLAGESTELLEKFFAEHRG from the coding sequence ATGACTCCTGACGACTGGGCACCGGCCATGCGGCTGGCCCTGGCCGAGGCGCGCGCCGCGCTCGAGACCGAGGACGTGCCCATCGGAGCCGTCGTACTCTCCGGCAACGGTGAGGTGCTGGGCCGCGGACGCAACGTCCGCGAGGCCGCACACGACCCGACCGGTCATGCCGAGGTCGTGGCCCTGCGGGCGGCTGCCCTGGCCCGCGGCGAGTGGCGCCTGGAGGGCTGCACCCTCGTGGTCACCCTCGAGCCGTGCACGATGTGCGCCGGAGCCGCTGTGCTGTCGCGCGTGGCTCGCGTCGTCTACGGCGCGCACGACGAGAAGGCCGGCGCGGTCGGCAGCCTCTGGGACGTCGTACGGGACCGTCGCCTCAACCACCGCCCCGAGGTCGTCTCGGGAGTGCTGGCGGGCGAGAGCACCGAGCTGCTCGAGAAATTCTTCGCAGAACATCGCGGCTGA
- a CDS encoding NAD(P) transhydrogenase subunit alpha — MSIAIVWLTIFVLSVFVGIEVISKVSSTLHTPLMSGANAIHGVILLGAILVTVHIEGPGVIVGLIAIVLATINMVGGFVVTDRMLQMFTRKKTPRATTTGGAK, encoded by the coding sequence GTGAGCATCGCCATCGTCTGGCTGACGATCTTCGTCCTCAGCGTGTTCGTCGGCATCGAGGTGATCTCCAAGGTCTCCTCTACGCTGCACACCCCGCTGATGTCCGGCGCCAACGCCATCCACGGCGTGATCCTTCTCGGCGCGATCCTGGTGACGGTGCACATCGAGGGTCCCGGCGTGATCGTCGGCCTGATCGCGATCGTGCTCGCCACCATCAACATGGTCGGCGGCTTCGTGGTCACCGACCGGATGCTGCAGATGTTCACACGCAAGAAGACCCCCAGGGCCACGACGACCGGAGGAGCCAAGTGA
- a CDS encoding sulfite exporter TauE/SafE family protein translates to MSSARAKSLPFAVASGAAIGVLGGMIGLGGAEFRLPLLIGAFGFVALQAVVLNKALSLVVVITALPARLLGVPYSSVADHWTVIVNLLAGSLIGAWLGATWATRMQSKTLYRVLAVLLVGIAVTLVATHLGDLRPSGITGPMQVTAAVIAGAGIGVVAALMGVAGGELLIPAIVLLYGIDIKVSGSLSLAVSLPTMLVAFARYSRDQSFAVLAENKTFLVAMAAGSVTGTLIGGLLLDVVPSLVLIPLLAALLVLSAVKVWSHE, encoded by the coding sequence GTGAGTTCGGCACGTGCCAAGTCGCTCCCGTTTGCCGTTGCGAGTGGGGCGGCTATCGGCGTCCTCGGCGGCATGATCGGGCTCGGTGGCGCAGAGTTCCGGCTCCCGCTCTTGATCGGCGCCTTCGGGTTCGTCGCCCTTCAGGCCGTCGTCTTGAACAAGGCACTAAGCCTGGTTGTGGTCATCACCGCGTTGCCAGCACGTCTGCTCGGGGTTCCCTACAGCAGCGTGGCGGATCACTGGACGGTGATCGTCAACCTCCTCGCTGGCAGCCTCATCGGAGCGTGGCTCGGAGCGACCTGGGCCACGCGGATGCAGTCCAAGACGCTCTATCGGGTGCTAGCCGTACTGCTCGTGGGCATCGCCGTCACCCTCGTCGCCACCCACCTGGGCGATCTACGCCCGAGCGGCATTACGGGACCGATGCAGGTCACGGCCGCGGTGATAGCCGGAGCGGGGATCGGTGTCGTCGCGGCCCTGATGGGTGTGGCCGGAGGCGAACTGCTCATCCCGGCCATCGTGTTGCTCTACGGCATCGACATCAAGGTCTCCGGGTCGCTGTCGCTCGCGGTGTCGCTGCCCACCATGCTGGTGGCGTTCGCCCGCTACAGCCGCGACCAGTCCTTCGCCGTCCTGGCCGAGAACAAGACCTTCCTGGTCGCCATGGCAGCCGGATCCGTCACAGGAACACTCATCGGCGGGCTCCTCCTGGACGTCGTTCCCAGCCTCGTCCTCATCCCGCTGCTTGCAGCCCTCCTGGTCCTATCAGCCGTCAAGGTGTGGAGCCACGAGTAG
- the ugpC gene encoding sn-glycerol-3-phosphate ABC transporter ATP-binding protein UgpC, producing the protein MSTSVTFDQATRIYPGSTDPAVDALDLEIAEGEFLVLVGPSGCGKSTSLRMLAGLEDVTSGTIRIGDKDVTNLRPKDRDIAMVFQNYALYPHMSVAENMGFALKIAGNSKADIDQRVKDAAQILDLEAYLDRKPKALSGGQRQRVAMGRAIVRQPRVFLMDEPLSNLDAKLRVSTRTQIASLQRRLDITTVYVTHDQVEAMTMGDRVAVLKDGVLQQVDTPLGLYDNPKNAFVAGFIGSPAMNLGTFAVADGNVVIGDATVPLPRSTVGALTSDKVQIGFRPEAMILASESDPGSFPVEALVIEELGSDAFLYGNLLGDNLKADHIVARIAPRSVPQRGETVWFTIEPGRLHAFDVETGAALPTQ; encoded by the coding sequence ATGTCCACGAGCGTCACGTTCGACCAGGCCACCCGCATCTACCCCGGGTCCACCGACCCTGCCGTCGATGCCCTCGACCTCGAGATCGCCGAGGGCGAGTTCCTGGTGCTGGTCGGGCCGTCCGGCTGTGGCAAGTCCACCAGCCTGCGGATGCTCGCCGGGCTCGAGGACGTCACGTCCGGCACGATCCGGATCGGCGACAAGGACGTCACGAACCTGCGTCCCAAGGACCGCGACATCGCGATGGTGTTCCAGAACTACGCGCTCTACCCCCACATGAGCGTCGCCGAGAACATGGGCTTCGCGCTCAAGATCGCCGGCAACAGCAAGGCCGACATCGACCAGCGCGTGAAGGACGCCGCGCAGATCCTCGACCTCGAGGCCTACCTCGACCGCAAGCCGAAGGCGCTCTCGGGTGGCCAGCGCCAGCGCGTCGCCATGGGTCGCGCGATCGTGCGCCAGCCGCGCGTCTTCCTGATGGACGAGCCGCTCTCCAACCTCGACGCCAAGCTCCGCGTCTCCACCCGCACCCAGATCGCCTCCCTGCAGCGCCGGCTCGACATCACCACGGTCTACGTCACCCACGACCAGGTCGAGGCGATGACGATGGGCGACCGCGTCGCCGTACTCAAGGACGGTGTCCTCCAGCAGGTGGACACCCCGCTCGGCCTCTACGACAACCCCAAGAACGCCTTCGTTGCCGGCTTCATCGGCTCGCCCGCGATGAACCTCGGCACCTTCGCGGTCGCTGACGGCAATGTCGTGATCGGCGACGCCACCGTGCCGCTGCCGCGCTCCACCGTCGGGGCGCTCACCTCCGACAAGGTGCAAATCGGTTTCCGGCCCGAAGCCATGATCCTGGCCAGCGAGAGCGACCCCGGGTCGTTCCCGGTCGAGGCGCTGGTCATCGAGGAGCTCGGCTCCGACGCGTTCCTCTACGGCAACCTGCTCGGCGACAACCTCAAGGCCGACCACATCGTGGCCCGCATCGCGCCGCGTTCGGTGCCCCAGCGCGGCGAGACCGTGTGGTTCACCATCGAGCCGGGCCGCCTGCACGCGTTCGACGTCGAAACCGGGGCCGCACTGCCCACCCAGTGA
- the upp gene encoding uracil phosphoribosyltransferase has translation MRTHVVDHPLVAHKLTALRDESTDSPTFRRLADELVTLLAYEATRDVRVTTVDIVTPVAPATGVKLAAPKPLVVPILRAGLGMLDGMMRLLPTAEVGFLGMVRNEETLEAATYAERLPDDLSGRQCYVLDPMLATGGTLAAAIRFLTDRGADDITAICLLAAPEGCARLEQQVADIDVPITIVTGAMDEKLNDKGYIVPGLGDAGDRLYGVAG, from the coding sequence ATGCGCACCCACGTCGTCGACCACCCCCTCGTGGCCCACAAGCTGACCGCTCTCCGCGACGAGTCGACCGACTCGCCCACTTTCCGGCGGCTCGCCGACGAGCTCGTCACCCTGCTCGCCTACGAGGCCACCCGCGACGTCCGGGTCACCACCGTCGACATCGTCACCCCGGTCGCCCCGGCCACGGGGGTCAAGCTCGCGGCACCCAAGCCACTCGTCGTACCCATCCTGCGGGCGGGGCTCGGCATGCTCGACGGCATGATGCGGCTGCTGCCGACGGCCGAGGTCGGTTTCCTCGGGATGGTGCGTAACGAGGAGACCCTGGAGGCGGCGACGTACGCCGAGCGGCTGCCCGACGACCTGTCGGGACGCCAGTGCTACGTGCTCGACCCGATGCTGGCGACCGGCGGCACGCTCGCGGCCGCGATCCGCTTCCTGACCGACCGCGGCGCCGACGACATCACCGCCATCTGCCTGCTCGCCGCGCCCGAAGGCTGCGCCCGGCTCGAGCAGCAGGTCGCCGACATCGACGTGCCGATCACGATCGTCACCGGCGCGATGGACGAGAAGCTCAACGACAAGGGCTACATCGTGCCCGGCCTCGGCGATGCCGGAGACCGGTTGTACGGCGTCGCCGGCTGA
- a CDS encoding tRNA adenosine deaminase-associated protein, whose translation MADMADGVDFAVAAYREEGVWQVQSIAHPVLESVDTLAHALRRFPGDGGAVGMVAVDEDFFVIVRVAGASTRVLLSDVTAADEWELASSAVEFLGIPGLDDEDEQVPAGDLDLLGDLGMHAMDMGVLLDDFELYPDEMLSDIARKLGFGPLFDDAVGLTSA comes from the coding sequence ATGGCTGACATGGCCGACGGGGTCGACTTCGCTGTGGCCGCTTACCGCGAGGAGGGCGTCTGGCAGGTGCAGTCGATCGCCCACCCGGTGCTCGAGTCGGTCGACACGCTCGCCCACGCCCTGCGCCGTTTCCCCGGCGACGGTGGCGCGGTCGGCATGGTCGCGGTCGACGAGGACTTCTTCGTGATCGTCCGCGTCGCCGGCGCCAGCACTCGCGTGCTGCTCTCCGACGTCACCGCGGCCGACGAGTGGGAGCTCGCCAGCTCGGCTGTGGAGTTCCTCGGCATCCCCGGACTCGACGACGAGGACGAGCAGGTGCCCGCCGGCGATCTCGACCTGCTCGGCGACCTCGGCATGCACGCCATGGACATGGGTGTGCTGCTCGACGACTTCGAGCTCTACCCCGACGAGATGCTGTCCGACATCGCCCGCAAGCTGGGGTTCGGGCCGCTGTTCGACGACGCGGTCGGGCTCACGTCTGCATGA